One stretch of Limnohabitans sp. DNA includes these proteins:
- the hemE gene encoding uroporphyrinogen decarboxylase — MSTPTHASFAPLQNDSFLRACLRQATDHTPVWLMRQAGRYLPEYCATRAKAGSFMGLATNVDFATEVTLQPLDRYPLDASILFSDILTVPDAMGLGLSFAQGEGPRFAKNVRDEAAVAELAVPDMNKLRYVFDAVTSIRKALNGRVPLIGFSGSPWTLACYMVEGAGSDDYRHVKTLMYSRPDLMHRILAINADAVALYLNTQIEAGAQAVMVFDSWGGVLADGAFQQFSLAYTARVLSQLKTEHNGQRIPSIVFTKGGGLWLPEMAGLNCDVLGLDWTMNLGRARALVGGPVGGPGKALQGNIDPNILFAPPAQIATEVHRVLDSFGTPHTDRSTTGPTHIFNLGHGISQFTPPEHVTALVEAVHSHSRKLRLPA, encoded by the coding sequence ATGAGCACCCCCACACACGCCTCTTTCGCCCCCCTGCAAAACGACAGCTTCTTGCGCGCCTGCCTGCGCCAAGCCACTGACCACACCCCCGTCTGGCTCATGCGCCAAGCCGGTCGCTATTTGCCCGAGTACTGCGCCACCCGCGCCAAAGCCGGCAGCTTCATGGGCCTGGCCACCAACGTGGACTTCGCCACCGAAGTGACCTTGCAGCCCCTGGACCGTTACCCGCTGGACGCGTCCATCCTGTTCAGCGACATCTTGACCGTGCCCGACGCCATGGGCCTGGGCTTGTCGTTTGCCCAGGGCGAAGGCCCCCGCTTTGCCAAAAACGTGCGCGACGAAGCCGCCGTGGCCGAGCTGGCCGTGCCCGACATGAACAAGCTGCGCTACGTCTTCGATGCCGTCACCAGCATCCGCAAAGCGCTGAACGGCCGCGTGCCCCTGATTGGCTTTTCCGGCAGCCCCTGGACGCTGGCGTGCTACATGGTCGAAGGCGCGGGCTCTGACGACTACCGTCACGTCAAAACCCTGATGTACAGCCGCCCGGATTTGATGCACCGCATTTTGGCCATCAACGCCGACGCCGTGGCCCTGTACCTGAACACCCAAATCGAAGCCGGTGCCCAAGCGGTCATGGTGTTTGACAGTTGGGGCGGCGTGCTGGCCGATGGGGCCTTTCAGCAGTTCAGCCTGGCCTACACGGCCCGCGTGCTGAGCCAGCTCAAAACCGAGCACAACGGCCAACGCATCCCCAGCATCGTCTTCACCAAAGGCGGCGGCCTGTGGCTGCCCGAGATGGCGGGTTTGAACTGCGATGTGCTGGGCCTGGACTGGACCATGAACCTGGGCCGCGCCCGCGCCCTGGTGGGCGGCCCTGTGGGTGGCCCCGGCAAAGCGCTGCAAGGCAACATCGACCCGAACATCCTCTTTGCACCGCCCGCGCAGATCGCCACCGAGGTGCACCGCGTGCTGGACAGCTTTGGCACGCCGCACACCGACCGCAGCACCACAGGCCCCACGCACATCTTCAACCTGGGCCACGGCATCAGCCAATTCACCCCGCCCGAGCATGTGACGGCGCTGGTCGAAGCGGTGCACAGCCATTCGCGCAAGCTGCGCCTGCCCGCTTGA
- the priA gene encoding primosomal protein N', with product MLVWIDIAVPTPAHSPVGGVLTYRSPLGVQAGQLVRVPLGKREVLGVVWAIHDQAPTQISAESLREVTGVLDGLSPLHDTWRQLVQFSAQYYQRALGEVALSALPPQLRELSNEQLVRRLKKQNTERAVHTTPGPALSQEQSTVLAQMASGTGPFLLFGSTGSGKTEVYLKAVERMLATDPQAQALLMVPEINLTPQLEERVRARFGSEAVVSMHSGMTPAQRLKGWLAAHAGHARIVLGTRMAIFASMPHLKLIVVDEEHDPSYKQQEGARYSARDLAVYRGKLQNAQVLLASATPSLESWHLSRPADAEGLNGGRYQRLLMPSRIGTALLPKVRRVDMNKQPRRTVLSAPLVAAIQERVERGEQCMLLLNRRGYAPVLHCADCGWKSECKHCSAFRVFHKIDRTLRCHHCGLTERVPRACPECGNADIAPIGRGTEQLEEHLGELLAHVLRPDGTPVRIARIDADSTRLKGALESQLAQVHSGEVDVLVGTQMIAKGHDFRRITLVAAVNPDTALFSSDFRAPERLFALLMQAAGRAGRDATQSATSEMWVQTFHPQHTLFEALKKHDYPAFAASELTERTAADLPPISHQALLRADARTQETAQGLLNAAREALQAQLSADPSTADLVPQVNVYPAVPMSMQRVADVERAQMLLESPSRMALQKMLWHLHGVLHQVRSQPEHKGVIRWLVDVDPQTI from the coding sequence TTGTTAGTTTGGATTGACATCGCAGTTCCGACCCCAGCACACAGCCCAGTGGGCGGTGTGCTGACCTACCGAAGCCCCTTGGGTGTGCAGGCAGGACAACTGGTGCGTGTACCCCTGGGCAAACGGGAGGTATTGGGGGTGGTGTGGGCCATTCATGATCAGGCACCCACACAGATCAGCGCAGAGAGTCTTCGAGAGGTGACTGGAGTTCTGGATGGCCTGAGTCCATTGCACGACACATGGCGTCAACTGGTTCAATTTTCGGCCCAGTACTACCAACGCGCATTGGGCGAGGTGGCCTTGTCGGCCCTGCCGCCCCAATTGCGCGAGCTAAGCAATGAACAACTGGTCCGTCGTCTCAAAAAACAAAACACCGAGCGCGCCGTGCACACCACACCCGGACCCGCTCTCTCACAAGAGCAAAGCACCGTGCTGGCGCAAATGGCCAGCGGCACCGGGCCCTTCTTGCTGTTTGGCAGCACCGGCAGCGGCAAAACCGAGGTGTATTTGAAGGCCGTCGAGCGCATGCTGGCCACCGACCCCCAAGCCCAGGCCCTGCTCATGGTGCCCGAGATCAACCTCACGCCCCAGCTCGAGGAACGGGTGCGAGCGCGTTTTGGCAGCGAAGCCGTGGTGTCGATGCACAGCGGCATGACACCCGCCCAGCGCCTCAAGGGCTGGCTGGCCGCCCATGCAGGCCACGCCCGCATCGTGCTGGGCACACGCATGGCCATTTTTGCGTCCATGCCGCACCTGAAACTGATCGTGGTCGATGAAGAGCACGACCCCAGCTACAAACAACAAGAGGGCGCACGCTATTCGGCGCGAGACTTGGCGGTGTACCGGGGAAAGCTGCAAAACGCGCAAGTGCTGCTCGCCTCGGCCACGCCCTCCCTCGAAAGTTGGCACCTGAGCCGCCCCGCCGACGCGGAAGGACTCAACGGCGGTCGCTACCAACGCCTGCTGATGCCCTCGCGCATAGGCACGGCTCTTTTGCCCAAAGTGCGGCGCGTGGACATGAACAAACAGCCGCGCCGCACGGTTTTGTCGGCACCCTTGGTGGCCGCCATCCAAGAGCGGGTGGAGCGCGGTGAACAATGCATGCTGCTGCTCAACCGCCGGGGCTATGCGCCCGTGCTGCACTGCGCCGACTGCGGCTGGAAAAGCGAATGCAAGCACTGCAGCGCATTTCGGGTGTTCCACAAAATCGACCGCACCCTGCGCTGCCACCACTGCGGCCTGACCGAGCGGGTGCCCCGGGCCTGCCCCGAATGCGGCAACGCCGACATCGCGCCCATTGGCCGGGGCACCGAACAACTCGAAGAGCATTTGGGCGAGTTGTTGGCGCACGTCTTGCGCCCCGACGGCACCCCGGTGCGCATCGCCCGCATCGACGCCGACAGCACCCGCTTGAAAGGCGCGCTGGAAAGCCAGCTGGCCCAAGTGCACTCGGGCGAAGTGGACGTGTTGGTCGGCACGCAAATGATTGCCAAGGGGCATGACTTTCGGCGCATCACGCTGGTGGCAGCGGTCAATCCAGACACAGCCCTGTTTTCGAGTGACTTTCGCGCACCCGAGCGGCTGTTTGCGCTGCTCATGCAAGCCGCAGGCCGCGCCGGACGTGACGCCACACAAAGTGCCACCAGCGAAATGTGGGTGCAAACCTTTCACCCGCAACACACACTGTTTGAGGCGCTCAAAAAACACGACTACCCGGCCTTTGCCGCGAGTGAGTTGACCGAGCGCACCGCCGCCGACTTGCCGCCCATCAGCCACCAGGCCTTGCTGCGCGCCGACGCCCGCACGCAAGAAACCGCCCAAGGCCTGCTGAACGCCGCCCGCGAAGCCCTGCAAGCCCAGCTGAGCGCCGACCCGTCCACGGCGGATTTGGTGCCTCAAGTGAATGTGTACCCCGCCGTGCCCATGAGCATGCAGCGCGTGGCCGATGTGGAACGCGCCCAAATGCTGCTGGAAAGCCCCAGCCGCATGGCGCTGCAAAAAATGCTGTGGCACCTGCACGGCGTGTTGCACCAAGTGCGCAGCCAACCCGAACACAAAGGCGTGATCCGCTGGCTGGTGGACGTGGACCCTCAAACCATTTGA
- the lnt gene encoding apolipoprotein N-acyltransferase: MSGALLRSPGVQTVWPACAGLAQAASIAWPGSGQAQGWLQVLSLTGLAAGLAGMTRASYAHPAGPGPLQRAAWFGGVFATAWLAGCFWWLYVSMHHVGGLSAPLAVLAVLALAAALALYYAAASAVWVSLARGLVAQQPGLASALFAALWTLAELMRGRWLTGFPWGAGGYAHVDGVLVAWAPWVGVYGVGALAAWLAMRLALAGWRWQALKPLIGVALVSWGLQTFGPVFTTSAGQAQVQLLQANISQTDKFQATSGVRDALQWYDEQLRSSREPLVVAPETAVPLLPQHLPEGYWGGLQKYFAQPDRPLALVGVPLGSLAEGYTNSVVALGPDEAVTYRYDKAHLVPFGEFMPPGFVWFIRMMNIPLGDFRSGGWHQASLAWQGQRLAPNVCYEDLFGEELAIRFKDPATAPTALVNVSNIAWFGDTLAVDQHLSISRLRAIELGRPMLRATNTGATAIIDHTGRVTDQLPRFTRGSLTGVFEGRHGLTPFARWAGAWGLWPLWGLCSALVVVAWWRRQR; encoded by the coding sequence ATGAGTGGGGCGCTGCTGCGCTCTCCAGGCGTTCAAACCGTCTGGCCTGCCTGCGCCGGGCTGGCTCAGGCTGCATCCATCGCGTGGCCAGGCAGCGGCCAGGCACAGGGTTGGCTGCAGGTGTTGAGCCTGACCGGGTTGGCCGCAGGTTTGGCGGGCATGACACGGGCGTCTTATGCGCACCCTGCAGGGCCTGGCCCCCTTCAGCGCGCAGCCTGGTTTGGCGGCGTGTTTGCCACAGCTTGGCTGGCGGGTTGTTTCTGGTGGTTGTATGTGTCCATGCACCATGTGGGGGGGTTGTCTGCTCCTTTGGCTGTGTTGGCCGTGCTGGCGTTGGCGGCTGCGCTGGCGCTTTACTACGCTGCGGCTTCGGCCGTTTGGGTGAGCTTGGCGCGTGGGTTGGTGGCCCAACAGCCAGGTCTGGCCAGTGCCTTGTTTGCGGCCTTGTGGACTTTGGCCGAGTTGATGCGCGGGCGCTGGTTGACGGGCTTTCCTTGGGGGGCGGGGGGGTACGCGCATGTCGATGGCGTGCTGGTGGCCTGGGCGCCATGGGTGGGCGTTTACGGTGTGGGGGCCTTGGCGGCGTGGCTGGCCATGCGCCTGGCCCTTGCGGGGTGGCGATGGCAGGCGCTCAAGCCATTGATCGGTGTTGCGTTGGTTTCCTGGGGGCTGCAGACGTTCGGTCCGGTGTTCACCACCTCGGCTGGTCAGGCCCAGGTGCAATTGCTGCAGGCCAATATTTCGCAAACCGACAAATTTCAGGCCACAAGCGGTGTGCGTGATGCCTTGCAGTGGTATGACGAGCAATTGCGTTCCAGTCGCGAGCCCCTGGTGGTGGCCCCTGAGACAGCCGTTCCCCTGTTGCCGCAGCATTTGCCAGAGGGTTATTGGGGGGGCTTGCAGAAATACTTTGCCCAGCCTGACCGCCCTTTGGCCCTGGTGGGAGTGCCCTTGGGCAGTTTGGCCGAGGGTTACACCAACTCGGTGGTGGCGCTGGGCCCTGATGAGGCGGTGACTTACCGCTACGACAAAGCGCACCTGGTGCCTTTCGGTGAGTTCATGCCCCCCGGATTTGTCTGGTTCATTCGCATGATGAACATCCCTTTGGGGGACTTCAGGTCAGGGGGCTGGCACCAAGCTTCGCTGGCTTGGCAGGGTCAGCGCTTGGCGCCGAACGTTTGTTATGAAGATTTATTTGGTGAAGAACTGGCCATCCGATTCAAAGATCCGGCCACCGCGCCCACGGCCTTGGTGAATGTCAGCAACATTGCTTGGTTTGGCGATACCTTGGCAGTGGATCAGCACTTGAGCATCTCACGCCTGCGGGCCATTGAGCTGGGTCGCCCCATGCTACGGGCCACCAACACGGGTGCCACGGCCATCATCGACCACACAGGCCGGGTGACCGATCAGTTGCCACGTTTTACCCGGGGCAGTCTGACGGGCGTTTTTGAGGGGCGTCATGGACTGACACCGTTTGCCCGATGGGCGGGTGCGTGGGGCTTGTGGCCGCTTTGGGGTTTGTGCAGTGCCTTGGTGGTGGTGGCCTGGTGGCGTCGGCAGCGATGA
- a CDS encoding transporter associated domain-containing protein, with amino-acid sequence MSEPYPARAAEREDKRSFLQRLAELIHPGPDSAAQLMASLAEAEDNQIINAESRLMIEGVIRMADMTAGDVMVAAPRMDLLHIEDPVDLLLNQVIDTAHSRFPVYEGERENIIGILLAKDLLKLQRAPELNIRALLRPAVFVPESKGLNDLLRQFRDNRNHLAMVIDEYGRTAGLITIEDVLEQIVGEIEDEFDISDDAGDIFGLPDRSFRVNGNTSIERVSEAFGVNLKLARQRSDGHDFDTLGGLIAHEMGHVPHRGEAFELAGLRFVVLHTRAGVVRWFKVSAMSNGSSA; translated from the coding sequence GTGTCTGAACCTTACCCTGCGCGCGCTGCCGAGCGCGAAGACAAGCGGAGTTTTCTGCAAAGACTGGCAGAGCTCATCCACCCCGGTCCTGATTCTGCAGCCCAATTGATGGCTTCTTTGGCAGAGGCCGAGGACAACCAGATCATCAATGCCGAGAGCCGCCTGATGATCGAGGGCGTGATTCGGATGGCCGACATGACCGCTGGCGATGTCATGGTGGCGGCTCCCCGAATGGATTTGCTCCATATCGAAGACCCAGTGGACCTCTTGCTGAACCAGGTGATTGACACGGCGCACTCGCGTTTCCCGGTGTACGAGGGTGAGCGCGAAAACATCATTGGCATCTTGCTGGCCAAAGACCTTCTGAAGTTGCAGCGCGCTCCTGAATTGAACATTCGTGCTTTGTTGCGGCCTGCTGTGTTTGTGCCCGAGAGCAAGGGACTGAACGATTTGCTGCGGCAGTTTCGCGACAACCGCAACCATCTGGCCATGGTCATTGACGAGTATGGCCGCACGGCCGGTTTGATCACCATCGAAGATGTACTGGAGCAGATCGTCGGTGAGATCGAAGATGAGTTTGACATCAGCGACGATGCGGGAGACATTTTTGGTTTGCCCGATCGCAGTTTCAGGGTCAATGGCAATACCTCAATTGAACGGGTGAGCGAGGCCTTTGGTGTGAATTTGAAGCTGGCGCGACAAAGGTCCGATGGCCATGACTTTGACACGCTGGGTGGCTTGATCGCACACGAAATGGGCCATGTTCCTCACCGGGGCGAAGCCTTCGAGTTGGCTGGGCTGCGCTTTGTGGTCTTGCATACCCGGGCAGGTGTGGTCAGGTGGTTCAAGGTGTCTGCGATGTCGAATGGGTCTAGTGCATGA
- a CDS encoding GNAT family N-acetyltransferase, translated as MSNPSKPRSFTWHPWLRQLWQRWWGLVRSGQLSGRASRRAFAWVPIRSLSPRHRPRIERHLAALPERDRYLRFGYAATDEQIGRYVASLNFDRDEIFGVFNRRLELVAVAHLAYSVDPQWATCAEFGVSVSAHQRGKGLGAKLFAHAVMHARNQGVSLVFIHALSENVAMLKIARQAGAVVQRDGSESEAYLSLPQATLDSQISGLVQEQMADLDYQLKMQAQHFRDWLSMVQEIRQGVRDARQTARGP; from the coding sequence ATGAGCAACCCATCCAAGCCCCGTTCTTTCACATGGCATCCGTGGTTGCGTCAACTGTGGCAACGATGGTGGGGGCTTGTCCGCTCAGGCCAGCTGTCGGGCAGGGCGTCGCGCAGAGCTTTTGCGTGGGTCCCTATTCGTTCCTTGTCGCCTAGGCACAGGCCGCGAATCGAGCGTCATCTGGCGGCCTTGCCTGAGCGGGACCGCTATTTGCGTTTTGGTTATGCCGCCACGGATGAGCAAATTGGCCGTTATGTGGCCAGCCTGAACTTTGACCGGGATGAGATTTTCGGGGTGTTCAATCGGCGACTGGAGCTGGTGGCGGTGGCCCATTTGGCCTATTCGGTGGATCCGCAGTGGGCCACTTGTGCCGAGTTTGGCGTGTCGGTCTCTGCGCATCAGCGAGGCAAAGGCTTGGGGGCCAAGTTGTTCGCTCATGCGGTCATGCATGCGCGCAATCAGGGGGTGAGCCTTGTGTTCATCCATGCCTTGAGCGAGAACGTGGCCATGCTCAAGATTGCGCGCCAGGCCGGCGCCGTGGTGCAGCGCGATGGCTCGGAGAGTGAGGCGTATTTGTCATTGCCGCAGGCCACGCTGGACAGTCAGATCAGCGGCTTGGTGCAAGAGCAGATGGCTGATCTGGACTACCAGCTCAAAATGCAGGCGCAACATTTTCGGGACTGGCTGAGCATGGTGCAAGAGATTCGGCAGGGGGTGCGCGACGCTCGTCAAACTGCGCGCGGCCCTTGA
- a CDS encoding AMP-binding protein: MDRFWLKNYPPGVPHEIDTDQYANLTDLLNRSFRDNGDGPFSVCMNRWMSYRQLDELSTALGAWLQNKGLEPGSRVAIMLPNLPQFAVTMAAILRAGYTCVNVNPLYTPRELEHQLKDSGASAMVILENYAATLQEVIEHTAVKHVVLTSIGDLLGPWNGRWLTFAVRHLAKMVPPFELPLTNGRTVTPFKKAIAIGRSLNLRPTAQTMDDIAFLQYTGGTTGLSKGAVLTHRNVVAAMLQAEGWFSPALADVPDLRKVNNIAALPLYHIFALTLSLLAIRQGSYLTLVPNPRDFAKFIEVLKQRPFHVMPGVNTLFNALMLHPMFKTIDFSSLKLTQAGGMAASEGTARNWQNATGSAMIEGWGMSETCAIGTNNPVTQKTFSGNIGMPLPGIDLAIKDDDGQSLPVGSSGEICIRGPNVMIGYYNQPAENAKAFTADGFLRTGDIGIMDEQGFTRIVDRKKDMIIVSGFNVFPSELENLISTCPGVVECAAVGIPDAMQGETIKVFVVRNDPMLTEEAVARFCHDNLTGYKRPKYIEFRDELPKSNVGKILRRDLRTSK; encoded by the coding sequence ATGGATCGTTTCTGGCTCAAAAACTACCCCCCGGGTGTACCTCACGAGATTGATACCGATCAATACGCCAACTTGACCGACTTGCTGAACAGGTCTTTTCGCGACAATGGCGACGGCCCTTTTTCGGTCTGCATGAACCGCTGGATGAGCTACAGACAGCTCGATGAGTTGTCAACAGCCCTTGGGGCCTGGTTGCAAAACAAAGGGCTAGAGCCCGGCAGCCGGGTCGCCATCATGCTGCCCAACCTGCCCCAATTTGCCGTGACCATGGCCGCGATTTTGCGAGCCGGATACACCTGTGTGAACGTCAACCCGTTGTACACACCCCGCGAGCTGGAACACCAACTCAAGGACTCCGGGGCCAGCGCCATGGTCATCCTCGAAAACTATGCGGCCACCTTGCAAGAGGTGATCGAGCACACAGCCGTGAAACACGTGGTGCTGACCTCCATTGGCGATTTGCTGGGCCCCTGGAATGGCCGCTGGCTGACCTTTGCCGTGCGCCACCTGGCCAAAATGGTGCCGCCATTCGAATTGCCCCTGACCAACGGGCGCACTGTCACCCCCTTCAAGAAAGCCATCGCCATTGGCCGCAGCCTCAATCTGCGCCCTACAGCGCAAACCATGGACGACATCGCCTTTTTGCAATACACAGGCGGCACCACCGGCCTGTCCAAAGGCGCCGTGCTGACACACCGCAACGTGGTGGCGGCCATGCTGCAGGCCGAAGGCTGGTTTTCGCCCGCCTTGGCCGATGTGCCCGACCTGCGCAAGGTGAACAACATCGCGGCCTTGCCGCTGTACCACATCTTTGCACTCACGCTGAGCTTGCTCGCCATACGCCAGGGCTCTTACCTGACCTTGGTGCCCAACCCGCGCGACTTCGCCAAATTCATCGAAGTGCTCAAGCAGCGCCCGTTTCATGTGATGCCCGGGGTGAACACCTTGTTCAATGCCCTGATGCTGCACCCCATGTTCAAAACCATCGACTTTTCTTCTCTCAAGCTCACGCAAGCTGGAGGCATGGCGGCCTCTGAGGGCACGGCCCGCAACTGGCAAAACGCCACAGGCAGCGCCATGATCGAAGGCTGGGGCATGAGCGAAACCTGCGCCATCGGCACCAACAACCCGGTGACGCAAAAAACCTTCAGCGGCAACATTGGCATGCCCCTGCCAGGCATCGACCTCGCCATCAAAGACGACGATGGCCAGAGCTTGCCGGTAGGCAGTTCAGGCGAAATCTGCATCCGCGGCCCCAACGTGATGATTGGCTACTACAACCAGCCCGCCGAAAACGCCAAGGCCTTCACCGCCGATGGCTTCTTGCGCACGGGCGACATTGGCATCATGGACGAGCAAGGCTTCACCCGCATCGTGGACCGCAAGAAAGACATGATCATCGTCAGCGGCTTCAACGTCTTCCCCAGCGAGCTGGAAAACCTCATCTCGACCTGCCCTGGCGTGGTCGAATGCGCGGCCGTCGGCATCCCCGACGCCATGCAGGGCGAAACCATCAAGGTGTTTGTGGTGCGCAATGACCCCATGCTGACCGAAGAGGCCGTGGCCCGTTTCTGTCACGACAACCTGACCGGCTACAAGCGACCGAAATACATCGAATTCAGGGACGAACTGCCCAAGTCCAACGTGGGCAAGATCTTGCGTCGCGACCTGCGCACCAGCAAATGA
- a CDS encoding MBL fold metallo-hydrolase — protein MSEVSMLPSGVTVFERGWLSSNNVLLQGSDGATLIDSGYVKHQQQTLALVQQTLQGRPLHRLVNTHLHSDHCGGNRALQAHYPDLQTWIPPGLAPAVQLWSESELSYLPTGQNCPAFRFDKLLRPGSTHRWADMDWQVHAAPGHDPHSVILFAPEHRLLMSADALWQNGFGVVFPELEGVAAFDEVAQTLDLIERLDPATIIPGHGAVFTEVAPALALARSKLEGFAQNPERHARYGAKVLLKFKLLEWGQISQTEFDRWAAQVPYLKQLHQRYGNGLSLNTWLQMMLAELERSGALNVEDGVLHNA, from the coding sequence ATGTCCGAAGTCAGCATGCTGCCCTCGGGTGTGACCGTTTTCGAACGCGGCTGGCTGTCGTCCAACAACGTGCTTTTGCAAGGCTCTGATGGCGCCACCTTGATCGACAGCGGTTATGTGAAGCACCAGCAGCAAACACTGGCACTGGTCCAACAGACCCTGCAGGGGCGTCCCCTGCATCGGCTGGTCAACACCCATCTGCACAGTGACCACTGCGGCGGCAACCGTGCACTTCAAGCCCACTACCCCGACCTGCAGACGTGGATACCCCCCGGGCTGGCCCCTGCTGTGCAGCTTTGGTCAGAAAGCGAGCTGAGCTACCTGCCCACCGGGCAAAACTGTCCAGCCTTTCGCTTTGACAAACTCTTGAGGCCCGGCAGCACCCACCGCTGGGCCGACATGGACTGGCAAGTGCACGCCGCCCCCGGGCACGACCCGCACTCGGTCATCTTGTTTGCGCCCGAACACCGCCTGCTGATGTCGGCCGATGCTTTGTGGCAAAACGGTTTTGGCGTGGTATTCCCGGAGCTGGAAGGCGTTGCTGCTTTTGACGAAGTGGCGCAAACGCTGGACCTGATCGAGCGGCTCGACCCCGCTACCATCATTCCCGGCCACGGCGCCGTGTTCACCGAAGTGGCCCCCGCGCTGGCCCTGGCCCGCAGCAAACTCGAAGGCTTTGCCCAAAACCCGGAGCGCCACGCCCGCTATGGTGCCAAAGTGCTGCTCAAGTTCAAACTGCTCGAATGGGGCCAGATCTCTCAAACAGAATTTGACCGATGGGCGGCCCAAGTGCCCTACTTGAAGCAACTGCACCAGCGCTACGGCAACGGCCTGAGCTTGAACACCTGGCTGCAGATGATGCTGGCCGAACTCGAGCGCAGCGGAGCGCTGAACGTAGAAGACGGGGTCTTGCACAACGCATGA
- a CDS encoding HlyD family type I secretion periplasmic adaptor subunit: MGINFSKSPLLQAFADLFKRYGAAFSHAWQHRAEMQPTERLPHEAQFLPAALSLQETPVSPAPRVAMWMLIGFAVLALLWAIFGKIEVVATAQGKVVPNDRTKTIQPFETATVKAIHVTDGQQVRAGDVLIELDATMAQADLERLQSILGGVRLQVARGQAMLAALDTGQPLKLIRPNGVDEAKFAEAQRLLAGQMAEFSAKQSRIEAETAKREAELRSTQELVNKFEQTVPIARQRAQDFKNLVNQDFVSKHGYLEREQVRIEQEADLANLRSRLKEIEAALRDTRSLRAAMMAETRRINLDSITEGHQNVAALEQELLKAGLRGKLMRLTSPVDGTVQQLAVHTVGGVLTPAQPLMIIVPRDNPLEVEAFLENKDIGFVKPNLDAEVKIETFQYTKYGTIHAKVTSVSHDAINDEKRGLIYSTRVKMEKSSINVDGTPVSLSPGMAVSVEIKTGKRRVIEYFLTPLMQHARESLRER, translated from the coding sequence ATGGGTATCAACTTTTCAAAATCCCCGCTACTGCAAGCCTTCGCCGATTTGTTCAAACGCTACGGCGCTGCGTTCAGCCATGCTTGGCAACACCGCGCCGAGATGCAGCCGACCGAGCGCCTGCCGCACGAAGCACAGTTTTTGCCCGCCGCGCTGTCATTGCAGGAGACGCCCGTCTCGCCAGCGCCGCGCGTTGCGATGTGGATGCTGATTGGGTTTGCCGTGCTGGCGTTACTGTGGGCCATTTTCGGCAAGATCGAAGTGGTGGCCACTGCCCAGGGCAAGGTGGTGCCGAATGACCGCACCAAAACCATCCAGCCGTTTGAAACTGCCACCGTCAAAGCCATTCATGTCACCGATGGACAGCAAGTCCGCGCTGGTGACGTGCTGATTGAACTGGATGCCACCATGGCACAAGCCGACCTGGAACGGTTGCAGAGTATTTTGGGGGGGGTTCGGCTGCAAGTGGCTCGCGGGCAAGCCATGCTGGCCGCTTTGGACACTGGCCAGCCTTTGAAACTGATTCGCCCAAACGGCGTTGACGAAGCCAAGTTCGCCGAGGCGCAACGCCTTCTGGCAGGGCAAATGGCCGAGTTCAGCGCAAAGCAAAGCCGCATCGAGGCTGAAACCGCCAAGCGCGAGGCTGAGCTACGCTCAACGCAGGAATTGGTGAACAAGTTTGAGCAGACCGTGCCGATTGCCAGACAACGCGCGCAGGACTTCAAAAATCTCGTCAATCAGGATTTTGTGTCCAAACATGGATATCTGGAGCGCGAACAGGTCCGCATCGAGCAGGAAGCGGACCTGGCCAACCTGCGCAGTCGACTCAAGGAGATTGAGGCCGCGTTAAGAGACACCCGTAGTCTGCGTGCGGCGATGATGGCGGAGACCCGGCGCATCAACCTGGACAGCATCACCGAGGGCCACCAAAACGTCGCAGCCCTGGAGCAAGAACTGCTCAAGGCGGGTTTGCGCGGCAAGCTGATGCGGCTGACCTCGCCCGTTGACGGCACGGTACAGCAACTCGCGGTTCACACCGTCGGAGGTGTGCTCACACCGGCCCAGCCTTTGATGATCATTGTGCCGCGCGACAACCCGCTGGAGGTTGAAGCCTTCTTGGAAAACAAAGACATTGGCTTTGTGAAACCGAATCTGGATGCCGAGGTCAAGATCGAGACGTTCCAGTACACCAAGTACGGCACCATCCACGCCAAGGTGACTTCTGTGTCGCATGACGCGATCAACGACGAGAAGCGCGGGCTGATTTACTCGACACGGGTCAAGATGGAAAAATCCAGCATCAATGTGGACGGCACCCCTGTTTCATTGAGCCCCGGCATGGCGGTGTCGGTGGAGATCAAAACCGGTAAGCGGCGCGTGATCGAGTATTTCCTGACGCCGCTCATGCAGCATGCGAGAGAGAGTTTGCGGGAGCGTTGA